One segment of Drosophila mauritiana strain mau12 chromosome 3R, ASM438214v1, whole genome shotgun sequence DNA contains the following:
- the LOC117145866 gene encoding A disintegrin and metalloproteinase with thrombospondin motifs 9 isoform X3, giving the protein MSTHWRQNACLYACCIAFLLGMLIMFHVGVRSAHKGQEEVPQSTHPLSNSPPAPPATFHPRRHDNDTSTDHEPPDGLEDLDEEEHSALVMPTKVYNYSLSEADLIYESKRNSDINSFLKESASAFTMTGTYRNMSNEIWDPHPQYNLNVFGRQLHLVLRQDASFVHNHSMTHIRILKEGEEHPGPETEAEAEQRHLGCFYSGYVEDDPHSMVSVSLCGGMTGYIKTSFGALLIEPVNRTSSDEVLHRVFRKSQRNARHAVSKFELGLDAFMSKLEQAQEEEQKSKSRKLNRKKRHYADVDNQVYTLEVLIAVDNSMKQFHGEDLQPYILILMSIVSSIFADASIGNSIRILLVRLISLPNINDQTHSSNEMLKHFCQFINQSGYERDTAMLITREPICGSVPGKICHMLGLAELGTVCSSSSCSIVQDTGLPTAFTMAHELGHILNMNHDDDDKCMPYVTRQNNNKVLHIMSSVMGIHMHPWSWSKCSRHFVSEFLEKTDKSCLETSVGAHIPYGTERLPGEIYSLDAQCQLSFGNDFGYCPTDEECKRLWCNRTSGNSNEQCASSNLPWADGTPCGSSGHWCQRGRCVSNKHGYGRQVNGGWGPWTPFTPCSLTCGGGVQESRRECNQPVPENGGKYCTGSRKKYRSCNTHQCPPGSMDPREQQCYAMNGRNMNIPGVNPDTKWVPKYEKDACKLFCRMDMKVTYFMLKSMVTDGTSCAVDSFDKCVNGICRPAGCDNELNSIAKLDKCGVCEGRNDTCHEVTGNLLVSNLLGLNDGNEPNKTLYYVTRIPKGASNIIITQRGYPDQNFIVLTDDRDNELLNGKFLKTYPLKFVYAGVTMQYTGSSSVVEQVNTTYSWKLSRDLIVQIISLDVSPSKRQDTVLMSYSYTIDKSPDYEAEVEIYRWEMQAPSNCDSLCEGRSHRLPACISTTQGVKVAPQFCDKSAMPKIDDRACNTDCRLNLTVTSISECSAACGELGTREKTYACVQTFTNMQRSNIVDMSYCKLKFDVAYHEECREGCWHLSEWSTCSKSCGTGSQQREAHCYLHNSRVSDDLCNPRTKPHLNTLIGICNTESCPTYTKSPNALAVSNWVIGEWGECNEWCEKTRSVSCSHPYGIGCGSRKPKDVRKCCHIKYTSDWTDCSVQCGEGVKRKKQSCTRVYKPDVPGTRKRRVYVDESYCISRKVHRPKLRTTTKSCRINCKWNASDWRRCPADCSEEYQTRDVRCETFQGDGVEDKHCDAKKRPSKRRICNNCVRRQSRVISQCNCEGVEKRRDFCYNSHKGRIACPTRARVERHSCTPPPHCRRRSAIGSSISSRPRGTGVSSSRSLNSIGGSRNRGRPRSCADLKEMHGYNKDGNYQVEVRSRMVHIYCHAMNSRTPQEYVNVDPQENYSIYYEYRTKQTNSCPPESRGHEYYNDQNSGRTHFRKLRLNITDLRILDNDFKFADSRGLAQKLGSAGDCYNRIGQCPQGDFSINMKDTDFSIRPGTVWRMHGQYSVMKRISEFDTTTQMRRGFCGGYCGGCYIAPDSGLYLDVL; this is encoded by the exons ATGTCCACCCACTGGCGGCAGAACGCCTGCCTGTATGCCTGCTGCATTGCCTTTCTGCTGGGCATGCTTATCATGTTCCATGTCGGTGTGCGAAGTGCCCATAAGGGCCAGGAGGAGGTGCCTCAGAGCACGCACCCACTATCCAACAGCCCACCTGCACCACCAGCCACGTTCCACCCCAGAAGGCATGATAACGACACCTCGACGGACCACGAACCACCCGATGGCTTGGAGGATCTGGACGAGGAGGAGCACAGCGCCCTCGTGATGCCCACCAAGGTCTACAACTACAGTCTCAGCGAAGCTGATCTGATCTACGAGTCGAAGCGAAACAGCGACATCAATAGTTTCCTAAAAG AGTCCGCATCGGCCTTTACCATGACGGGAACGTATCGCAACATGTCCAATGAGATCTGGGACCCGCATCCGCAGTACAATCTCAATGTGTTCGGTCGCCAGTTGCATTTGGTGCTGCGGCAGGACGCCTCGTTCGTCCACAACCACTCGATGACCCACATTCGGATACTGAAGGAGGGGGAGGAGCATCCGGGACCGGAGacggaggcggaggcggagcAGCGCCACCTGGGCTGCTTCTACTCCGGCTACGTCGAGGACGATCCGCACTCGATGGTCTCCGTCTCACTGTGCGGTGGCATG ACTGGTTATATCAAAACGAGTTTCGGCGCGCTGCTCATTGAGCCAGTGAACCGAACCAGCAGCGATGAGGTTCTCCACCGGGTCTTTCGCAAATCGCAGCGCAACGCCAGACACGCTGTCTCCAAGTTCGAGCTGGGCCTGGACGCTTTCATGAGCAAGCTGGAGCAGgcgcaggaggaggagcagaagTCCAAGTCCCGCAAATTGAATCGAAAGAAGCGACACTATGCGGATGTGGACAACCAGGTGTACACCTTGGAGGTGCTCATTGCCGTGGACAACAGCATGAAGCAGTTCCACGGCGAGGACCTGCAGCCAtacatcctcatcctcatgtCGATCGTGTCCAGCATTTTTGCGGACGCCAGCATTGGTAACTCCATTCGCATTTTGCTGGTGCGACTGATCAGCCTGCCGAATATCAACGACCAGACGCATTCCAGCAACGAAATGCTGAAGCACTTCTGCCAGTTCATCAACCAATCTGGATACGAAAGAGATACAGCCATGTTGATCACACG CGAACCCATCTGTGGCAGCGTGCCGGGCAAGATTTGCCATATGCTGGGCTTGGCCGAACTGGGCACCGTTTGCAGTTCCAGTTCCTGCTCCATTGTCCAGGACACCGGACTGCCCACCGCCTTCACCATGGCCCACGAGCTGGGACACAT CTTGAACATGAaccacgacgacgacgacaagTGCATGCCCTATGTCACCAGgcagaacaacaacaaggtGCTCCACATCATGTCCAGCGTGATGGGCATCCACATGCATCCGTGGTCGTGGTCCAAGTGCTCCCGCCACTTTGTCTCCGAGTTTCTCGA GAAAACCGACAAGTCCTGCCTGGAGACCTCCGTGGGTGCCCACATTCCCTACGGCACCGAGCGTCTGCCTGGAGAGATCTACTCCCTGGACGCCCAGTGCCAGCTGAGTTTCGGCAATGACTTTGGCTACTGTCCCACGGACGAGGAGTGCAAGCGGCTGTGGTGCAACCGAACCTCCGGTAACTCCAACGAGCAGTGCGCCTCCAGCAATCTGCCATGGGCCGATGGAACGCCCTGCGGCTCCAGTGGGCACTGGTGTCAGAGGGGCAGATGTGTGTCCAACAAGCATGGATACGGACGCCAGGTGAACGGTGGATGGGGACCCTGGACGCCATTCACGCCCTGCAGCCTCACTTGCGGTGGTGGAGTGCAGGAGTCGCGGCGGGAGTGCAACCAACCTGTGCCGGAGAATGGTGGCAAGTACTGCACGGGAAGTCGGAAGAAGTACCGGTCGTGCAACACCCATCAGTGTCCACCAGGCAGCATGGATCCACGCGAGCAGCAGTGCTATGCGATGAACGGACGGAACATGAACATTCCGGGCGTGAACCCAGACACCAAGTGGGTGCCCAAATACGAAA AGGATGCGTGCAAGCTCTTCTGCCGCATGGACATGAAGGTCACCTACTTCATGCTCAAGAGCATGGTCACCGACGGCACCTCCTGTGCGGTGGACAGCTTCGACAAGTGCGTCAACGGCATCTGCCGGCCGGCGGGATGCGACAACGAGCTCAACTCGATTGCCAAGCTGG ACAAGTGCGGCGTGTGCGAGGGTCGCAATGACACATGCCACGAGGTAACCGGAAACCTGCTCGTCTCCAATCTCCTGGGGCTAAATGATGGGAATGAGCCGAACAAGACACTCTACTATGTGACGCGAATACCAAAAG GTGCCTCCAACATTATAATCACTCAGCGTGGCTATCCCGACCAGAACTTCATAGTACTCACCGATGACCGGGACAACGAACTGCTTAATGGAAAATTCCTCAAGACCTATCCATTGAAGTTCGTTTATGCCGGGGTCACGATGCAGTACACCGGTTCTAGTAGTGTAGTGGAGCAGGTGAACACGACCTACTCATGGAAACTGTCACGTGATCTTATAGTACAG ATCATTTCACTGGACGTGAGTCCGTCCAAGCGGCAGGACACCGTCCTGATGTCCTACTCCTACACCATCGACAAGTCACCGGATTACGAGGCGGAGGTGGAGATCTATCGCTGGGAGATGCAGGCCCCGAGCAACTGCGATTCCCTATGCGAGGGCAGGAGCCATCGCCTGCCGGCCTGCATCAGCACCACCCAGGGTGTCAAGGTTGCCCCACAGTTCTGTGACAAGTCCGCCATGCCCAAAATCGATGATCGCGCTTGCAACACTGACTGCCGCCTCAA TCTCACTGTGACGAGCATCTCGGAGTGCTCGGCCGCGTGTGGAGAATTGGGTACCCGGGAGAAGACCTACGCCTGCGTCCAGACATTCACGAATATGCAGCGTTCCAATATTGTGGATATGTCCTATTGCAAGCTGAAGTTCGATGTGGCTTACCACGAGGAGTGTCGCGAAGGATGCTGGCATTTGTCGGAGTGGTCAACT TGCTCCAAGTCGTGTGGCACTGGTTCCCAGCAGCGTGAGGCTCACTGCTACCTGCACAATTCCCGTGTCAGCGATGATCTGTGCAATCCACGGACCAAGCCCCATTTGAACACCCTAATCGGGATCTGCAACACTGAGTCGTGCCCCACGTACACTAAGTCACCT AATGCCCTGGCAGTTAGTAACTGGGTGATTGGAGAATGGGGCGAATGCAATGAGTGGTGTGAGAAGACTCGTTCTGTGAGTTGTTCACATCCCTACGGAATCGGTTGCGGTAGCAGAAAGCCCAAGGACGTCCGCAAATGCTGTCACATCAAGTACACCAGCGATTGGACAGAC TGTTCGGTGCAATGTGGCGAGGGCGTCAAGAGGAAGAAGCAGAGCTGCACGCGGGTCTACAAGCCGGATGTTCCGGGTACCCGAAAGCGGCGGGTGTACGTGGATGAATCGTACTGCATTAGCCGAAAGGTGCATCGTCCCAAGCTGCGCACCACCACCAAATCCTGCCGGATCAACTGCAAGTGGAATGCCTCGGACTGGAGGCGCTGTCCTGCTGACTGCTCGGAGGAGTACCAAACGCGCGATGTGCGCTGCGAGACCTTCCAGGGTGACGGAGTGGAGGACAAGCACTGCGATGCCAAGAAGCGTCCATCCAAGCGACGCATCTGCAACAACTGCGTGCGCCGGCAGTCGAGAGTCATCTCGCAG TGCAACTGCGAGGGTGTGGAGAAGAGGCGGGACTTCTGCTATAACTCGCACAAGGGTCGCATCGCGTGTCCCACGCGAGCCAGGGTGGAGCGTCACAGTTGCACTCCGCCGCCACATTGCCGGAGGAGAAGTGCCATCGGGAGCAGCATTAGCAGCAGACCGAGGGGTACTGGAGTGAGTAGCAGCAGGAGCTTGAATTCAATTGGAGGCTCACGGAATCGCGGAAGACCGAGAAGCTGTGCGGACTTGAAGGAGATGCACGGCTACAACAAGGATGGCAACTATCAGGTGGAGGTGAGATCGCGAATGGTGCACATCTACTGCCACGCGATGAACAGCAGGACGCCACAGGAGTACGTTAACGTTGATCCGCAGGAGAACTACTCCATATACTACGAGTACAGGACGAAGCAGACCAACAGCTGTCCGCCGGAGTCGCGAGGCCACGAGTACTACAACGATCAGAACTCCGGCCGGACGCACTTCAGAAAGCTGCGGCTTAATATCACCGATCTTCGCATCCTGGACAACGACTTCAAGTTCGCCGATTCGCGGGGCTTGGCCCAGAAGCTGGGATCAGCGGGCGATTGCTACAATCGCATTGGCCAGTGTCCGCAGGGCGACTTCTCCATCAACATGAAGGACACGGACTTCTCCATACGGCCGGGAACCGTGTGGCGGATGCATGGCCAGTACTCGGTCATGAAGCGTATCAGTGAG TTCGATACGACCACGCAGATGCGAAGGGGATTCTGCGGAGGATACTGCGGCGGTTGCTATATAGCGCCCGATTCTGGCCTTTACCTGGACGTGTTATGA